In one window of Miscanthus floridulus cultivar M001 chromosome 12, ASM1932011v1, whole genome shotgun sequence DNA:
- the LOC136496500 gene encoding F-box/kelch-repeat protein At5g43190-like, whose translation MASADADAGTCPWDALPSHLQERILSLLPITELLPVAAVSRALRRLLRSPAFHALLSPHRLDAFFLLSPRLAVHPLSRRVLTLPALAALSPPSYPLVSSPSPSLLITCASLQLLPPIPYGAYLLSVIVPSRRSSPSCTLVAVTTSAAVRSYTLDTDDPSPRWASRGDLSLSLTILGNAAVAGDRGKLFVLGRGPDALLVFDLVTGTWEVPPVVMPQGLTTAHLFVFYGSLFLVGGIESFGEVERVVVWRLDDDKEEEVWWREVSVMPTEVFDELLAGRFGSFWHFQAADRLGIVCLYNAVDGRLVMFDAADGAWTVLPRLSGLDADESLRWFGHVLEPGVEILMGLR comes from the exons ATGGCCtcagccgacgccgacgccggcaCCTGCCCGTGGGACGCCCTCCCGTCGCACCTCCAGGagcgcatcctctccctcctccccatCACCGAACTACTTCCCGTCGCCGCCGTGTCCCGCGCGCTCCGCCGCCTCCTGCGCTCCCCGGCGTTCCACGCCCTCCTCTCCCCGCACCGCCTCGACGCCTTCTTCCTCCTTTCCCCACGGCTCGCCGTCCACCCGCTGTCCCGCCGCGTCCTCACTTTGCCCGCGCTCGCCGCGCTCTCTCCCCCTTCCTACCCTCTCGTCTCCTCCCCGTCCCCATCACTCCTTATCACCTGCGCCTCACTCCAGCTCCTCCCGCCGATCCCCTACGGAGCCTACCTCCTCTCCGTTATCGTCCCGTCGCGCCGCTCCTCCCCTTCCTGCACCCTCGTTGCCGTCACTACCAGCGCTGCCGTGCGTTCTTACACCCTGGACACCGACGATCCCTCCCCGCGGTGGGCGTCTAGAGGCGATCTCTCGCTTTCCCTCACGATCCTGGGAAACGCCGCGGTCGCCGGTGACCGCGGCAAGCTCTTCGTCCTCGGCCGTGGCCCCGACGCGCTCTTGGTTTTTGATCTCGTGACGGGGACATGGGAGGTGCCGCCTGTTGTGATGCCACAAGGTCTCACTACGGCGCACCTGTTTGTTTTTTATGGGAGCCTGTTCTTAGTAGGTGGGATTGAGAGCTTTGGAGAAGTGGAGCGGGTGGTGGTCTGGCGGTTGGACGACGATAAGGAGGAGGAGGTGTGGTGGAGGGAGGTGAGCGTGATGCCGACGGAGGTTTTTGATGAGCTGCTGGCTGGTAGGTTTGGCAGTTTTTGGCATTTTCAGGCTGCGGACAGATTGGGGATTGTTTGCTTGTATAATGCCGTGGATGGGAGGCTGGTCATGTTTGATGCGGCTGATGGCGCGTGGACAGTGCTGCCACGATTGTCTGGGTTGGATGCAGACGAGAGCCTCAGGTGGTTTGGACATGTCTTGGAGCCAGGAGTTGAAATCTTGATGGGACTACGTTG A
- the LOC136496255 gene encoding putative clathrin assembly protein At1g03050 → MAPSKLRQAVGAAKDQTTIALARASAADEVASDIEASIVRATAHGEAAPADERHAAEILTLTRYSRARVVACVASVSRRLGRARTWPVAVKALALVHRLLAEGDPAYEQEVFLATRRGRRMLAVSRFRERERARSRDWDFAAFVRAYAAYLDDRLKQRMQARGAGAASPGKWHFDGDTDRTTYEVAEGWELVPGERPATETTTTEDVIAKAQQLKHLLGRLIECRPTGKARMNPVVTAALYRLVKESAAMYCELTEVMVVLVDRFAELGTPACVCVHSIFTSLAKLVDELDDFYSWCKATDVCRPLDIPEIQRVRQKNLDLMDEFIRDRHASASQWGRSPPTPVKKNDVKGIEPAPKEQQVVVLEENNVGKAAPAEPASSLVVVVNDKMADFLNLGQDASPPSGEEHGRNLTLALFDGNSAEAAPKWVAFDDSEADWETALVQSTSTTAAQQSELGGGFNVLDDMCNHATANATVTNARAFTGSASSVATQPLGAAVLALPTPPGVSTAAAAARADPFAASLAVPPPICVQMTDLQTRQRLLMQEQNACHQYETHRAAWSYNLL, encoded by the coding sequence ATGGCGCCGAGCAAGCTCCGGCAGGCGGTGGGCGCGGCCAAGGACCAAACGACCATCGCCCTCGCTAGGGCGAGCGCCGCGGACGAGGTGGCCTCGGACATCGAGGCGTCCATCGTGAGGGCCACGGCGCACGGCGAGGCCGCCCCCGCAGACGAGCGGCACGCGGCGGAGATCCTCACGCTGACGCGCTACTCCCGCGCGCGCGTGGTCGCGTGCGTGGCCTCCGTGTCGCGCCGGCTCGGGCGGGCGCGGACGTGGCCCGTCGCCGTCAAGGCGCTGGCGCTCGTGCACCGCCTGCTGGCGGAGGGGGACCCGGCGTACGAGCAGGAGGTGTTCCTCGCCACGCGGCGCGGTAGGCGCATGCTCGCCGTGTCTCGGTTCCGAGAACGCGAACGCGCGCGGTCCCGCGACTGGGACTTCGCCGCGTTCGTGCGCGCCTACGCCGCGTACCTCGACGATCGGCTCAAGCAACGGATGCAGGCCCGCGGAGCAGGCGCGGCCAGCCCGGGTAAATGGCACTTCGACGGTGACACCGACAGGACGACGTACGAGGTGGCCGAGGGCTGGGAGCTCGTGCCGGGGGAAAGGCCGGCGACCGAGACGACGACGACAGAGGATGTCATCGCGAAGGCGCAGCAGCTGAAGCACCTCCTCGGCCGGTTGATCGAGTGCCGGCCGACAGGGAAGGCGAGGATGAACCCGGTGGTGACCGCGGCGCTGTACAGGCTGGTGAAGGAGAGTGCGGCGATGTACTGCGAGCTCACGGAGGTGATGGTCGTGCTTGTGGACCGCTTCGCCGAGCTGGGCACTCCTGCCTGCGTGTGCGTCCACTCCATCTTCACCAGCCTCGCAAAGCTGGTCGACGAGCTCGACGACTTCTACTCGTGGTGCAAGGCCACAGACGTGTGCCGCCCGTTGGACATCCCCGAGATACAACGCGTCCGGCAGAAGAATCTGGACCTCATGGACGAGTTCATCCGCGACAGGCATGCGTCGGCGTCCCAGTGGGGCCGCTCACCGCCTACTCCCGTCAAGAAGAACGACGTCAAAGGAATTGAGCCAGCGCCGAAAGAGCAGCAGGTTGTTGTGCTAGAGGAGAACAATGTCGGCAAGGCGGCGCCGGCGGAACCTGCTAGCTCACTCGTCGTCGTGGTCAACGACAAGATGGCCGACTTCTTGAACTTGGGCCAAGACGCGTCGCCGCCATCCGGCGAAGAGCATGGGAGGAATCTGACACTGGCACTGTTCGACGGTAACTCAGCGGAAGCTGCGCCGAAATGGGTGGCGTTCGACGATTCAGAAGCCGACTGGGAGACGGCACTGGTGCAGTCCACAAGCACGACCGCTGCCCAGCAATCGGAGCTCGGTGGCGGCTTCAACGTGCTGGACGACATGTGCAACCACGCGACGGCCAATGCAACCGTGACAAACGCGCGTGCGTTCACCGGAAGCGCAAGCAGCGTGGCGACGCAGCCGCTTGGTGCGGCGGTGCTTGCCCTGCCGACACCGCCTGGGgtcagcaccgccgccgccgccgcaagggCTGATCCATTCGCCGCGTCCCTGGCGGTGCCTCCGCCGATATGTGTTCAGATGACGGACTTGCAGACAAGGCAGCGGCTCCTTATGCAGGAGCAGAACGCATGCCACCAGTACGAAACACATAGGGCAGCCTGGAGTTACAATCTGTTGTGA